AAGCTGGCGTATGTATAAAGAAAGATCTAACGCAAATGCAGATATTAAAACCACAATAAAATATAAAATATTACTATATTTAAAAACAATATACAACAAACTTTCACAGTCTACCGGTTGTTTCTATGCATGCCGTTATCCTGACTGGCATGATGCATGGGCAGGTAAAGCTTTTAAGTTGGTAAATGACGAAGTTTGGGATGTTGTTATTTCCACTGGGGGGCCATATTCGGTTCACAGGATTGGACTAAACTTAAAAAAAGATAAAAAGGCAAAAAAATGGGTTGTTGACTGGCGGGACCTGTGGACCAGGAATCATATATATAGTGGTTTAAAAATATTCCATCCAATAGAAAAGCATTTAGAACACCAGTTTCATGCCCATGCGGATCTAATAACTACTGTATCGGAAGGCCTGGCAGATACGTTACGACAAATGACATCGACGAGGGTGGAGGTGATCTATAATGGATACGATCCCGATGATTATAAAAATATTGTAAAAATTCCAAGAAAAAACAATAAGAGATATGAAATTGTCTACACTGGAACAATCTATAGAAAATTTCGAGACCCTGCGCCGTTATTCCGAGCGGTTGGAGAACTGGCAGCAGAAAAAAAATTGAGCCCAGATAATTTACATATAACATTTGCTGGCCATAAAAGCGCTGATCTATCTGATATGGCAAAAGCTTAT
The sequence above is drawn from the Methanothrix sp. genome and encodes:
- a CDS encoding glycosyltransferase translates to MKILIVSAYFPPQNSIASLRPYSWAKYFSQAGHDVTVLTTEKKEEPNSLKLDCTSFKVIEVPLKIPFMKSWRMYKERSNANADIKTTIKYKILLYLKTIYNKLSQSTGCFYACRYPDWHDAWAGKAFKLVNDEVWDVVISTGGPYSVHRIGLNLKKDKKAKKWVVDWRDLWTRNHIYSGLKIFHPIEKHLEHQFHAHADLITTVSEGLADTLRQMTSTRVEVIYNGYDPDDYKNIVKIPRKNNKRYEIVYTGTIYRKFRDPAPLFRAVGELAAEKKLSPDNLHITFAGHKSADLSDMAKAYGINDYFTYAGFLPREEALLLQYNADACLFLEYNNPSVKGVLTGKLFEYLYIANYILAIGVAENSEAGALIKKTNSGVCLGNDINKIKNYILNIVENKNYNSIAIKKNFSVIKQFERKRQAMKLLELLENRPA